The proteins below are encoded in one region of Chitinophagaceae bacterium:
- the trxA gene encoding thioredoxin — translation MAQTFKEIINGNRPVIVDFSAEWCGPCKMMAPILKEAKQLVGDSAVIIKVDVDKNPSTANAYSVQSVPTIIIFQNGEIKWRKSGVVSAQVLATQINSLK, via the coding sequence ATGGCTCAAACATTTAAGGAGATCATTAATGGAAATCGGCCCGTTATTGTCGATTTTTCTGCTGAGTGGTGCGGCCCCTGTAAAATGATGGCGCCTATTTTAAAAGAAGCCAAGCAGTTGGTAGGTGACAGTGCTGTAATTATAAAAGTTGATGTGGATAAAAATCCCTCTACAGCAAACGCCTATTCAGTACAGAGTGTTCCAACAATTATCATTTTTCAGAATGGTGAAATTAAGTGGAGAAAATCAGGAGTAGTTTCTGCGCAGGTTTTAGCAACACAGATAAACAGTCTTAAATAA
- a CDS encoding bifunctional 4-hydroxy-2-oxoglutarate aldolase/2-dehydro-3-deoxy-phosphogluconate aldolase yields the protein MSKTQQITDAIVQQGILPLYFNPDETVSVEVLKALYSAGVKAVEYTNRGEAALSNFKKMVEVRNAGMPGLLLGVGTIKNKAQATDYMSAGADFLVSPGFVGEVAAYCIENDIFYAPGCMTPSEIIAAENAGVKFIKLFPGNMLGTEFLTTIKDIFPKLLFMPTGGVDTTKESIESWYKAGVCAVGMGSKLVSKKLMETKDYAAIEKATKEVLELIASVKK from the coding sequence ATGAGCAAAACACAACAAATAACAGATGCTATAGTTCAACAGGGAATTCTTCCACTGTACTTCAATCCTGATGAAACAGTTAGTGTTGAAGTATTGAAAGCATTGTATAGTGCAGGAGTAAAAGCAGTTGAATACACCAACCGTGGAGAAGCTGCATTGAGCAACTTCAAAAAAATGGTGGAAGTAAGAAATGCAGGAATGCCCGGTTTATTACTTGGAGTTGGTACAATAAAAAATAAGGCCCAGGCAACAGACTACATGAGTGCAGGTGCTGATTTTTTAGTAAGCCCCGGTTTTGTTGGTGAAGTGGCAGCTTATTGTATTGAGAATGATATTTTCTACGCTCCCGGATGTATGACACCATCAGAAATCATTGCTGCAGAAAACGCAGGAGTTAAATTCATTAAGCTTTTCCCCGGAAATATGCTGGGTACTGAGTTTTTAACTACTATTAAGGATATCTTTCCAAAACTGCTGTTCATGCCAACAGGTGGTGTTGATACAACAAAGGAAAGTATTGAAAGTTGGTATAAAGCAGGTGTTTGTGCAGTAGGTATGGGAAGCAAACTGGTGAGTAAGAAATTAATGGAGACAAAAGATTATGCAGCCATTGAAAAAGCAACAAAAGAAGTACTGGAACTAATCGCTTCGGTTAAAAAATAA
- a CDS encoding YhcH/YjgK/YiaL family protein, translating into MIIDTIQNAPKYFSAHPLFAKAFEYIQQTDMKNAEVGKSDIAEGLKAIISNGPGKTKEASLSKFECHNKNIDIQLCISGTETIGWKPREKCASPNGEYNDEKDVLFFNDAPDMFFQLTDGQFAIFFPEDVHAPMIGDAEIKKLVIKVKI; encoded by the coding sequence ATGATCATCGATACAATACAGAACGCACCAAAATACTTTTCGGCACATCCATTATTTGCAAAAGCATTTGAGTATATTCAGCAAACGGATATGAAGAATGCAGAAGTTGGCAAGTCAGATATTGCAGAAGGATTGAAGGCAATCATCAGTAATGGTCCCGGCAAAACAAAAGAAGCAAGTCTTTCGAAGTTTGAATGTCATAATAAAAATATTGATATACAGCTTTGCATCAGCGGAACTGAAACCATCGGATGGAAGCCAAGAGAAAAATGCGCATCACCCAATGGAGAATATAATGATGAAAAGGATGTATTGTTTTTTAATGATGCACCTGATATGTTCTTTCAATTAACTGATGGGCAGTTTGCCATTTTCTTTCCGGAAGATGTGCATGCACCGATGATTGGAGATGCGGAGATTAAAAAATTAGTGATCAAAGTAAAAATATAG
- a CDS encoding sugar kinase, which yields MSKKVVTMGEIMLRLSTPDFKRFVQADTFDVTYGGGEANVAAALCNYGLNGTFVSKVPANPIGQSAINHLRRYGVDTQYVARGGDRLGIYFLETGASMRASQVVYDRAGASIADVDASEFDFDKIFEGADWFHTTGITPALSDKAAALTEAALKAAKAKGITTSIDLNYRKKLWSKEKAREVMTRLCQYVDVCIGNEEDADTTLGFKAAHTDVTKGELNLDGFKDVFKQMQAKFGFKFIASSLRESHSASDNGWSALVYDGKEFYHTKQYSVRIVDRVGSGDSFASGLIYGLVTGMPMGEAAEFGVAASALKHTIPGDLNHATLSEVKELMKGDGSGRVQR from the coding sequence ATGTCAAAGAAAGTAGTAACAATGGGAGAAATCATGTTGCGTTTGTCAACTCCCGATTTCAAACGTTTTGTACAGGCCGATACGTTTGATGTAACATACGGCGGCGGTGAAGCCAATGTTGCAGCAGCATTATGTAATTATGGTTTAAACGGAACCTTTGTAAGTAAAGTGCCCGCTAATCCAATCGGACAGTCAGCAATCAATCATCTGCGCCGTTATGGTGTGGATACACAATATGTTGCAAGAGGCGGCGACAGGTTAGGAATTTATTTCCTCGAAACAGGAGCTTCCATGCGTGCATCACAGGTAGTATACGATCGTGCAGGTGCATCTATTGCAGATGTAGATGCAAGTGAATTTGACTTTGATAAAATATTTGAAGGTGCTGATTGGTTTCATACAACCGGTATTACACCTGCGTTGAGTGATAAAGCTGCTGCTTTAACTGAAGCTGCATTAAAAGCTGCTAAAGCAAAAGGTATTACAACAAGCATTGATCTTAACTACCGCAAAAAATTGTGGAGCAAAGAGAAAGCAAGAGAAGTAATGACAAGACTTTGTCAGTATGTTGATGTTTGTATCGGTAATGAAGAAGATGCAGATACAACACTTGGTTTTAAAGCTGCACATACTGATGTAACCAAAGGTGAACTAAACCTGGATGGGTTTAAAGATGTATTCAAACAAATGCAGGCGAAGTTTGGATTTAAATTCATTGCATCTTCCTTAAGAGAAAGTCACAGTGCCAGTGATAATGGCTGGAGTGCATTGGTATATGATGGTAAAGAATTTTATCACACAAAACAATACAGTGTTCGCATTGTTGACCGTGTAGGCAGTGGCGACAGTTTTGCCAGCGGGTTAATTTACGGATTGGTAACAGGAATGCCGATGGGCGAAGCAGCAGAATTTGGTGTGGCAGCAAGTGCATTGAAACATACAATACCCGGCGATTTAAATCATGCAACTTTATCAGAAGTAAAAGAACTGATGAAAGGTGATGGAAGCGGCCGTGTACAACGTTAA
- the kduD gene encoding 2-dehydro-3-deoxy-D-gluconate 5-dehydrogenase KduD: protein MNTLKSFDLSGKTALVTGCDTGLGMGIATALAEAGADVVGASIVEDYSAVKNAVEATGRKFTYHRVDISDRTALYAFINKVKAENKRIDILVNNAGIIMRKPAAEHPDEYWDKVIDINLNAQFIIGREFGKDMIEQGGGKIIFTCSLLSFQGGINVPGYTASKSAVAGLVRAFGNEWGSKGVCVNGIAPGYIATNNTQALREDPERSASILSRIPAGRWGVPEDFKGPVVFLASSASDYVNGTVLFVDGGWMAR, encoded by the coding sequence ATGAACACATTAAAATCATTTGATCTTTCCGGTAAAACAGCATTGGTAACAGGTTGCGATACCGGTTTAGGAATGGGCATAGCAACAGCATTGGCAGAGGCAGGTGCAGACGTTGTTGGTGCATCAATCGTTGAAGATTATTCAGCAGTTAAAAATGCAGTGGAAGCAACAGGCAGAAAGTTCACTTATCACAGAGTTGACATTTCAGACAGAACAGCTTTGTATGCATTCATCAATAAAGTAAAAGCAGAAAATAAACGTATTGATATTCTTGTGAATAATGCAGGTATTATTATGCGTAAACCTGCTGCCGAACATCCTGATGAATACTGGGATAAAGTAATTGACATTAACCTCAATGCACAATTCATTATTGGCCGTGAGTTTGGAAAAGATATGATTGAGCAGGGGGGTGGTAAAATTATTTTCACCTGTTCATTGTTAAGTTTCCAGGGTGGTATTAATGTGCCGGGCTACACTGCAAGTAAATCAGCAGTTGCCGGTTTGGTAAGAGCATTCGGAAATGAGTGGGGAAGCAAAGGTGTTTGTGTAAATGGGATTGCTCCGGGATATATTGCAACCAATAACACACAGGCTTTGCGTGAAGATCCTGAAAGAAGCGCATCAATTTTAAGCCGTATTCCTGCAGGTCGCTGGGGTGTGCCTGAAGATTTTAAAGGACCGGTTGTATTTCTTGCATCATCAGCATCTGACTATGTAAATGGTACAGTGTTGTTTGTTGACGGAGGATGGATGGCCAGATAA
- the uxaC gene encoding glucuronate isomerase: MLQSKTAQQLYHEFAKGMPIIDYHNHLIPDQVANDINFENLTQVWLYGDHYKWRGMRTNGVNERFITGDASDFEKFQQWAATVPYTLRNPLYHWTHLELQRYFDVHDILNADSAKKIYDECSAKLQTKEYSVRGLLKKMNVKLICTTDDPVDSLEYHQQLRKEDTFTKMNPAFRPDKAMNVDDTVTFNEYLSGLEKASNISIGSYNDYIAALKNRHAFFAENKCGVSDHGLEEIYAEDYTQTEIVGIFAKVRSGGTLSLEDRKKFKSAMLVNFAEWDCEAGWVQQFHLGALRNNNARMLQQLGPDTGWDSIGDFSQAKALSKFLNRLDTNNQLAKTIIYNLNPADNELMATMIGNFNDGSVAGKVQWGSAWWFLDQKDGMIKQINALSNMGLLSKFIGMLTDSRSFLSFPRHEYFRRLLCNLFGEEIENGELPNDIAWVGQVIQDICYNNAKNYFNLQQLDEPQKLTAKTL, encoded by the coding sequence CTGCTCCAAAGCAAAACAGCCCAGCAACTCTATCATGAGTTTGCGAAAGGGATGCCGATCATTGATTATCATAATCATTTGATTCCTGACCAGGTAGCCAATGATATCAATTTTGAAAATTTAACGCAGGTTTGGTTGTATGGCGATCATTACAAATGGAGAGGCATGCGTACCAATGGTGTAAATGAACGATTCATTACAGGTGACGCCAGCGACTTTGAAAAATTTCAGCAATGGGCCGCAACGGTTCCTTATACATTACGTAATCCTCTTTATCACTGGACTCATCTTGAACTGCAACGTTATTTTGATGTGCATGATATCCTGAATGCAGACAGTGCAAAGAAAATTTATGATGAGTGTTCGGCAAAATTGCAAACCAAAGAATACAGCGTAAGGGGTTTGCTGAAAAAGATGAATGTAAAACTCATCTGCACAACTGATGATCCTGTTGATTCACTGGAATATCATCAGCAGTTAAGAAAGGAAGATACGTTTACAAAAATGAACCCTGCCTTCCGTCCCGATAAGGCAATGAATGTGGATGATACAGTTACATTCAATGAGTATCTTTCTGGCTTGGAAAAAGCATCCAATATTTCTATTGGATCTTATAATGATTATATCGCAGCGTTAAAAAACCGCCATGCTTTCTTTGCAGAAAACAAGTGCGGTGTTTCCGATCATGGACTGGAAGAAATTTATGCAGAAGATTATACCCAAACAGAGATTGTTGGCATTTTTGCAAAAGTCCGTTCTGGCGGCACACTCTCATTAGAAGACAGAAAGAAATTTAAAAGTGCAATGCTGGTGAATTTTGCAGAGTGGGATTGTGAAGCAGGATGGGTGCAGCAATTTCATTTAGGAGCTCTCAGAAATAACAACGCAAGAATGTTGCAGCAGTTGGGTCCTGATACAGGCTGGGACAGTATTGGTGATTTCTCACAGGCAAAAGCATTATCGAAATTTTTAAACCGTCTTGATACAAACAATCAGCTGGCGAAAACAATTATCTATAATCTCAATCCCGCCGATAATGAATTGATGGCAACCATGATTGGTAATTTCAATGATGGTTCTGTTGCAGGAAAAGTACAATGGGGCAGTGCATGGTGGTTCTTAGATCAGAAAGATGGAATGATCAAACAGATCAATGCGCTCAGCAATATGGGTTTACTCAGCAAATTCATTGGTATGCTTACTGACAGCAGAAGTTTCCTTTCTTTCCCAAGGCATGAATATTTCAGAAGATTGCTCTGCAATTTGTTTGGTGAAGAAATTGAGAATGGGGAACTGCCAAACGATATTGCATGGGTGGGTCAGGTAATTCAGGATATCTGTTACAACAATGCAAAGAATTATTTCAACCTGCAACAATTAGACGAACCACAGAAACTTACAGCTAAAACTTTATAA
- a CDS encoding altronate dehydratase, protein MKHKVLKVHPADNVIVALTDLSKGEVISFNGNEYTLHDNVASKHKFFERLMQPGDEVIMYGVLVGKAQTSIPAGGVMTTENVKHAALPFAYREAKYEWTAPDVSKFKNKTFNGYYRSDGRVGTANYWLFIPTVFCENRNMDVIREAMQNELGYAVTAKYKSYTHQLLEAYQKGEDVSSVDLSPSAQQHKNRPFKNVDGIKFLNHQGGCGGIRQDAAVLSKLLAAYADHPNVAGITVLSLGCQNLQVSDFTNDLKQHNPNFDKPVYIFEQQQSQSEELLIAEAIRKTFAGLIEINKLERKPASLDKLCIGVKCGGSDGFSGISANPAVGYCSDLVVALGGKILLAEFPELCGVEQELIDRTIEKESAEKFIHLMTAYNDQALKVGSGFHMNPSPGNIKDGLITDAIKSAGAAKKGGTSPIVDVLDYTEPVTKPGLSLVCTPGNDVEATTGKAASGATLILFTTGLGTPTGNPVCPTIKVSTNSKLTKRMKDIIDIDCGPVIEGEKTIEEMGEEILEYCIKAASGEVTPKAVLLNQDDFIPWKRGVSL, encoded by the coding sequence ATGAAGCATAAAGTATTAAAAGTGCATCCGGCGGATAATGTAATTGTGGCTTTAACAGATCTGTCAAAAGGAGAAGTAATTTCCTTCAACGGGAATGAATATACATTACACGATAATGTAGCATCGAAGCATAAATTTTTCGAACGGCTGATGCAGCCTGGTGATGAAGTGATCATGTATGGTGTGTTGGTTGGTAAAGCACAAACATCCATTCCTGCAGGTGGCGTAATGACAACAGAGAATGTAAAACATGCAGCGCTTCCTTTTGCATACAGGGAAGCAAAATATGAATGGACCGCACCTGATGTTTCAAAATTTAAGAATAAGACCTTTAATGGATATTACAGATCTGATGGACGTGTAGGCACTGCCAACTACTGGCTTTTTATTCCCACAGTTTTTTGTGAAAACAGGAACATGGATGTGATTCGTGAAGCCATGCAGAATGAACTCGGTTATGCAGTTACTGCGAAGTACAAAAGCTATACACATCAGTTGCTCGAAGCTTATCAAAAGGGAGAAGATGTTTCATCTGTTGATCTTTCACCTTCCGCCCAGCAGCATAAGAATCGTCCGTTTAAAAATGTTGACGGCATTAAATTTTTAAATCACCAGGGTGGTTGCGGCGGTATTCGTCAGGATGCAGCCGTGCTGAGTAAATTACTCGCTGCTTATGCAGATCATCCAAATGTTGCCGGTATTACTGTATTAAGTCTTGGTTGCCAGAATCTGCAGGTATCGGATTTTACAAACGACCTGAAACAGCACAACCCCAACTTTGATAAACCGGTTTATATTTTTGAACAGCAGCAATCACAGAGTGAAGAACTGTTGATTGCAGAAGCAATCCGTAAAACCTTTGCAGGGTTAATTGAGATCAATAAACTTGAACGCAAACCTGCATCACTTGATAAATTATGTATTGGGGTTAAATGCGGCGGCAGTGATGGCTTCAGCGGTATCTCAGCAAATCCTGCAGTTGGTTACTGTTCTGATCTGGTCGTTGCATTAGGGGGTAAAATATTACTGGCTGAATTTCCTGAGTTATGCGGTGTTGAACAGGAACTGATTGACCGTACCATTGAAAAGGAAAGTGCAGAAAAGTTTATTCATCTCATGACGGCGTATAACGACCAGGCTCTAAAAGTTGGTTCCGGTTTTCATATGAACCCATCGCCCGGAAATATTAAAGATGGATTAATTACTGATGCAATTAAAAGTGCAGGTGCTGCCAAAAAAGGCGGCACATCGCCCATTGTTGATGTATTGGATTATACTGAACCTGTTACAAAACCCGGCTTAAGTTTGGTTTGTACTCCGGGCAATGATGTGGAAGCAACAACAGGTAAAGCAGCCAGCGGAGCAACTTTAATTTTATTTACAACCGGATTGGGAACGCCAACAGGTAATCCTGTTTGTCCCACAATAAAAGTATCAACCAACAGCAAACTCACCAAACGCATGAAGGATATTATTGATATTGATTGCGGTCCGGTGATTGAAGGCGAAAAAACCATTGAAGAAATGGGAGAGGAAATTCTGGAGTACTGCATTAAAGCTGCCAGTGGTGAAGTAACACCCAAAGCTGTACTGCTGAATCAGGACGATTTTATTCCATGGAAAAGAGGTGTGTCCCTTTAA
- a CDS encoding tagaturonate reductase, protein MQLSKKILSQLNGTVQSVPAKELFELPEKVLQFGTGVLLSALPDYYIDKANKQGIFNGRIVAVKSTDGDIDVYKAQDGLFTHCVRGISQQKITEEYIINASVSRVLSAKSQWKEVLACAANPEMQIIISNTTEVGIVLIENDQINGNPPVSFPAKLLAFLYERYKVFNGDAAKGMVIVPTELITDNGTKLQSIVMELAHLNNFEYSFIDWLENANCFCNSLVDRIVPGKLPDAQKKETEAKLGYTDELMIMSEVYSLWAIESAKPEVKEILSFAKADDTVLITPNIKKYRGLKLRLLNGTHTFSCALAYLAGFETVKEAMENKWMAMYIHNLIYHELAPCLNSELIAESETADFSKKVLDRFRNPFLDHKWISISLHYTHKMKMRNVPLLQQHFKHDLYVPGLMAMGFAAYILFMKCAPGESGTYYGELNGVAYPVHDERAGYFHQLWNNNEAADVVKKVLANENLWDDDLTSLPGFTFAVQNCLESILERGVLLTMKDHHLNNEKAERNEA, encoded by the coding sequence ATGCAATTATCAAAAAAAATACTGTCTCAGCTAAATGGTACGGTTCAATCAGTACCTGCTAAAGAGTTGTTTGAACTGCCTGAGAAAGTATTGCAGTTTGGTACAGGCGTTTTACTGAGTGCCTTACCCGATTATTATATTGATAAAGCGAATAAACAGGGAATTTTCAACGGACGTATAGTTGCTGTAAAATCAACCGACGGAGATATCGATGTGTATAAAGCACAGGATGGATTATTTACTCATTGTGTAAGAGGAATCAGTCAGCAGAAAATTACAGAAGAATATATTATCAATGCATCTGTCAGCAGGGTATTGTCAGCCAAATCACAATGGAAGGAAGTGCTGGCCTGTGCTGCCAATCCTGAAATGCAGATCATTATTTCCAATACAACAGAAGTAGGAATTGTGTTGATTGAAAATGATCAGATCAATGGCAACCCACCTGTTTCTTTTCCGGCAAAACTGCTGGCGTTTTTGTATGAACGTTATAAAGTATTTAATGGTGATGCAGCAAAGGGAATGGTGATTGTACCAACAGAACTCATTACAGATAATGGAACCAAACTTCAATCCATTGTAATGGAGCTGGCACATCTCAATAATTTTGAGTATTCATTTATTGACTGGCTGGAGAATGCCAACTGCTTCTGTAATTCACTGGTTGACCGTATTGTTCCCGGTAAACTTCCTGATGCACAGAAAAAAGAAACAGAAGCAAAACTTGGATATACTGATGAGCTGATGATCATGAGTGAAGTGTACAGCTTGTGGGCCATTGAATCTGCAAAGCCAGAAGTAAAAGAGATTTTAAGTTTTGCTAAAGCAGATGATACGGTTTTGATTACCCCCAACATAAAAAAATACAGGGGGCTGAAACTCCGTTTGCTGAACGGCACACATACTTTCAGCTGTGCACTTGCTTACCTGGCTGGGTTTGAAACGGTGAAAGAAGCCATGGAAAACAAGTGGATGGCCATGTATATTCACAACCTCATCTATCATGAACTTGCTCCCTGCTTAAACAGTGAACTGATTGCTGAAAGTGAAACAGCTGACTTCTCAAAAAAAGTACTCGACCGCTTTCGGAATCCTTTTCTCGATCATAAATGGATCAGCATATCACTGCATTATACACATAAAATGAAAATGCGGAACGTACCACTGCTTCAACAGCATTTTAAACATGATCTGTATGTTCCGGGCTTAATGGCCATGGGCTTTGCTGCTTATATCCTGTTTATGAAATGTGCACCCGGCGAAAGCGGCACATACTATGGTGAACTGAACGGAGTTGCCTATCCCGTACACGATGAACGGGCCGGTTATTTTCATCAGCTCTGGAATAACAATGAGGCAGCCGACGTTGTGAAGAAAGTGCTGGCTAACGAAAACTTATGGGATGATGACCTTACTTCACTTCCCGGGTTTACCTTTGCTGTGCAGAACTGCCTTGAGTCAATATTGGAAAGAGGCGTGTTACTGACGATGAAGGATCATCATTTAAACAACGAAAAAGCAGAAAGAAATGAAGCATAA
- a CDS encoding glycoside hydrolase family 88 protein, which yields MKKLIIIALLAFTLQSTAQTKYSEKVAATVDKIWPDSLPIGSRTKWSYDMGVVLKGFESLWMRTGDVRYYNSLKSRIDYFVQNDGSIKGYELEEYNIDHVNNGKLVLMLYRITGAEKYKKAAMHLRDQLRTHPRTNEGGFWHKKIYTNQMWLDGLYMGAPFYAEYAMLFHEDSAFNDIANQFIWMEKHARDPKTGLLYHAWDESKQQQWANKTTGTSPHFWGRAMGWYADALVDALDYFPVNHPKRNDLIAILNRLVNAIEKQQDPATGLWYDVMNYNGPNKEKNYFEASASSQFVYAVAKGVRKGYLPAAKLSIAKKGYDGIVKRFIKEENGQTNLHGTVKVSGLGGKPYRDGSFAYYMSEDVIVNDAKGVGAFLLAAGEMEQLPTQSTGKGKTVLLDRWFNSEKKKDAGDEMSYWHYTWEERSHGGYYTLGTIFERYGANLKSLDVAPTAANLSKASVYVMVDPDHIRDNPKPNFVSATDATVISNWVKAGGVLVIMANDSNNCDLPHLNLLANKFGITFTNTSLNMVKNDTYMQGEVLPGTNNPVFKTTKRMFLKELSELNIKAPAKALVTKDNAVIIAVAKYGKGTVFAVGDPWVYNEYIDNRKLLPAEFENYKAAEDLVKWLLQQAVKK from the coding sequence ATGAAGAAACTGATCATAATAGCATTGCTTGCATTCACATTACAGTCAACCGCTCAAACAAAATACAGTGAAAAGGTTGCTGCAACAGTAGATAAAATCTGGCCCGACAGTTTGCCCATTGGCAGCCGCACCAAATGGAGCTACGATATGGGTGTGGTGCTGAAAGGGTTTGAAAGTTTATGGATGCGTACAGGTGATGTGCGTTATTACAATTCACTCAAATCGAGAATAGATTATTTCGTACAGAATGATGGCAGTATTAAAGGCTACGAACTGGAAGAATACAACATCGACCATGTAAACAATGGCAAGTTGGTGTTAATGCTTTATCGAATAACCGGTGCAGAGAAGTATAAAAAAGCAGCCATGCATCTCCGTGATCAGTTACGCACACATCCACGCACCAATGAAGGCGGTTTCTGGCACAAGAAAATTTACACCAACCAGATGTGGCTCGATGGCTTGTACATGGGCGCTCCGTTTTATGCAGAGTATGCAATGTTATTTCATGAAGACAGCGCCTTTAATGATATTGCCAACCAGTTTATCTGGATGGAAAAACATGCAAGAGATCCCAAAACAGGGTTACTATATCATGCATGGGATGAAAGTAAACAACAGCAATGGGCCAATAAAACAACAGGCACTTCACCACATTTTTGGGGCAGGGCAATGGGCTGGTATGCAGATGCATTGGTTGATGCACTGGATTATTTTCCTGTCAATCATCCCAAACGTAATGACCTGATCGCAATTCTCAACCGTTTGGTAAATGCTATCGAAAAACAACAGGATCCGGCAACTGGTTTGTGGTATGATGTAATGAACTATAACGGGCCAAACAAAGAAAAAAATTATTTTGAAGCATCTGCTTCCTCTCAATTTGTATATGCTGTAGCAAAAGGTGTACGCAAAGGTTATTTACCTGCTGCTAAACTTTCTATTGCTAAAAAAGGTTACGATGGAATTGTAAAGCGTTTCATCAAAGAAGAAAACGGTCAAACGAATTTACATGGAACAGTAAAAGTTTCCGGACTTGGAGGCAAACCTTACCGTGATGGCAGCTTTGCTTATTACATGAGCGAAGATGTAATTGTGAACGATGCAAAAGGTGTTGGCGCTTTTTTATTGGCTGCTGGCGAAATGGAACAGTTACCCACGCAATCAACAGGCAAAGGAAAAACAGTTTTACTCGACCGCTGGTTCAACAGTGAGAAAAAGAAAGATGCAGGCGATGAAATGAGTTACTGGCATTATACATGGGAAGAAAGAAGTCATGGTGGTTATTATACATTGGGAACTATTTTTGAACGCTATGGTGCAAATCTTAAATCATTAGATGTTGCTCCAACTGCAGCCAATCTCAGTAAAGCATCGGTATATGTAATGGTTGATCCTGATCATATCCGTGATAATCCAAAACCGAATTTTGTTTCTGCAACAGATGCAACAGTTATCAGCAATTGGGTAAAGGCAGGCGGTGTGTTGGTGATCATGGCCAACGACAGTAACAACTGCGATCTGCCGCATTTAAACCTGCTTGCAAATAAATTTGGGATCACATTCACCAATACCAGTTTAAACATGGTGAAGAATGATACGTATATGCAGGGTGAAGTATTACCCGGCACAAACAATCCTGTTTTCAAAACAACAAAAAGAATGTTCCTGAAAGAACTCAGTGAACTGAATATAAAAGCTCCTGCAAAAGCATTGGTAACAAAAGATAATGCGGTGATCATTGCTGTTGCAAAGTATGGCAAAGGAACCGTGTTTGCTGTTGGCGATCCATGGGTTTATAATGAATACATTGATAACAGGAAACTGTTGCCTGCAGAATTCGAGAATTATAAAGCGGCAGAAGATCTTGTGAAATGGCTGCTTCAGCAGGCAGTTAAGAAATGA
- a CDS encoding nuclear transport factor 2 family protein — translation MRLAMISGERNALESIASDQLNYGHSGGKVETKQEFVEAIVSGKSDFVTCDFTEQKITMSGKVAVVCFNLSAKTNDNGKPGEVNLKLMTVWQLEKGGWKMLARQAVKVIK, via the coding sequence CTGAGACTGGCAATGATCAGCGGCGAAAGGAATGCTCTTGAAAGCATAGCTTCTGATCAATTGAACTATGGACATAGCGGTGGCAAGGTTGAAACAAAACAGGAATTTGTTGAAGCAATTGTAAGCGGCAAATCTGATTTTGTAACCTGTGATTTTACTGAGCAGAAAATAACCATGAGCGGTAAGGTTGCAGTTGTGTGCTTTAATTTGTCGGCAAAAACCAATGATAATGGCAAGCCCGGTGAAGTGAATTTAAAACTGATGACGGTTTGGCAGCTGGAAAAAGGTGGCTGGAAAATGCTGGCACGCCAGGCTGTAAAAGTTATAAAATAA